One part of the Magallana gigas chromosome 5, xbMagGiga1.1, whole genome shotgun sequence genome encodes these proteins:
- the LOC105343510 gene encoding homeobox-like protein HDP1, whose protein sequence is MVSVVYRSALFFVAVFVVNIHTSQCLLNDLLGRRASSTTVTNTREQSKTVRNSGPQRNVGSLTGDVANGNPLPNLGSLTGGLTDENPLNKVGGLANGNPLNKVEGLTSGLTNGNPLNKVGDLTNGNPLSKVGDLTNGNPLSKVGDLTNGNPLNKVGDLTNGNPLNKVGDLTNGNPLSQVGDLTNGNPLNKVGDLTNDLTNGNPLNKVGDLTNGNPLSKVGDLTNGNPLNKVGDLTNGNPLSKVGDLTNGNPLNKVGDLTNGNPLSKVGDLTNGNPLNKVGDLTNGNPLNKVGDLTNGNPLNKVGDLTNGNPLSKVGDLTNGNPLNKVGDLTNGNPLSKVGDLTNGNPLNKVGGLTSGLTNDNPLKKVGDLTSGLTNDNLNERQNRRNGGRQNQKSMQSERTSSTQGLDRTRERVQEVENTQEGQQADNAGRRDRNNRNTRNRGGGSINARSQSGRGTSSMQTSVSERNTQQGIRTTEREQIEGNTVGGQQEDTVRGRDRNNRNSRNRGGGSSNARSQSGRGTSPRQTSVSERNNQRGDRTTETEQVEASQTERTLNQRVAKAERNTNRQANERTQRQG, encoded by the coding sequence ATGGTTTCAGTAGTATACAGAAGTGCTCTCTTCTTTGTAGCAGTTTTTGTTGTAAACATTCATACAAGCCAATGCTTGCTGAATGACCTCCTTGGCCGTAGAGCTTCGTCGACAACTGTAACTAACACGAGAGAACAATCCAAAACAGTTCGAAACAGCGGTCCCCAGAGAAATGTGGGAAGTCTGACAGGTGATGTGGCTAATGGAAATCCACTTCCTAATTTAGGTTCACTGACCGGTGGCTTGACCGACGAAAATCCATTGAACAAAGTAGGAGGATTAGCCAACGGAAACCCACTCAACAAAGTAGAGGGATTGACCAGCGGACTGACTAACGGAAATCCATTAAACAAAGTAGGAGATTTGACCAATGGTAATCCACTCAGCAAAGTAGGAGATTTGACCAATGGTAATCCACTCAGCAAAGTAGGAGATTTGACCAATGGTAATCCACTCAACAAAGTAGGAGATTTGACCAATGGTAATCCACTCAACAAAGTAGGAGATTTGACCAATGGTAATCCACTCAGCCAAGTAGGAGATTTGACCAATGGTAATCCACTCAACAAAGTAGGAGATTTGACCAATGATTTGACCAATGGTAATCCACTCAACAAAGTAGGAGATTTGACCAATGGTAATCCACTCAGCAAAGTAGGAGATTTGACCAATGGTAATCCACTCAACAAAGTAGGAGATTTGACCAATGGTAATCCACTCAGCAAAGTAGGAGATTTGACCAATGGTAATCCACTCAACAAAGTAGGAGATTTGACCAATGGTAATCCACTCAGCAAAGTAGGAGATTTGACCAATGGTAATCCACTCAACAAAGTAGGAGATTTGACAAATGGTAATCCACTCAACAAAGTAGGAGATCTGACAAATGGTAATCCACTCAACAAAGTAGGAGATTTGACCAATGGTAATCCACTCAGCAAAGTAGGAGATTTGACCAATGGTAATCCACTCAACAAAGTAGGAGATTTGACCAATGGTAATCCACTCAGCAAAGTAGGAGATTTGACCAATGGTAATCCACTCAACAAAGTAGGAGGTTTGACCAGCGGATTAACAAATGATAACCCATTAAAGAAAGTCGGGGATCTGACAAGCGGATTGACAAACGATAATCTAAATGAAAGGCAAAACAGAAGAAATGGTGGAAgacaaaatcaaaaatcaatGCAGTCAGAAAGAACTTCGTCCACACAAGGACTTGACAGAACAAGAGAAAGAGTCCAAGAGGTAGAAAATACTCAAGAAGGACAGCAAGCAGATAATGCCGGAAGAAGAGATCGCAACAACAGAAATACTCGTAACAGAGGTGGGGGATCTATTAATGCAAGAAGTCAGTCGGGGAGAGGAACATCATCGATGCAAACTTCTGTCAGTGAGAGAAATACTCAACAAGGTATTAGAACGACCGAAAGAGAGCAGATAGAAGGAAATACTGTGGGAGGTCAGCAAGAAGATACCGTCAGAGGAAGAGATCGCAACAATAGAAATAGTCGTAACAGAGGTGGTGGATCTAGCAATGCAAGAAGTCAGTCGGGGAGAGGAACATCACCGAGGCAAACTTCTGTCAGTGAGAGAAATAATCAACGAGGTGATAGAACAACCGAAACAGAACAGGTAGAAGCAAGTCAGACCGAACGAACCTTGAATCAACGTGTTGCAAAGGCAGAAAGAAATACCAATCGACAAGCTAACGAGAGAACGCAAAGACAGGGTTAA
- the LOC117687309 gene encoding serine/arginine-rich splicing factor 4-like codes for MVSVVYRSALFFVAIFLVNIRTSQCLLNGVLGRRPSSSSEYNTEEQSKTLKNNGRGHRQSSQSERTLSIHGLDRSTKKAQEADRQEGKNTLARDRNNRNSRNLGSDTRWQSERGTASMQTSVNERNNHQGDRTTDRDQVEGKTVGRQQTDNVGERDHTVRNGRNRTGGSSNATSQSEREISSMQTSVNQRNYQQGDRTIEREQVEGNTVGRQQVDNVGERDRNDRNGRNKGDRSSNTRSQSEEETRSMQTSASERNNQRGNRITEREQVAGNTVGRQQADNVGERDRNDRNGRNREGGSSNTRSQSGRGTTLMQTSERNNQQVDRTSQRDQVEAGQFKRNLNQRVAKEERSIGRQANKRTQRPG; via the coding sequence ATGGTTTCAGTAGTTTACAGAAGTGCTCTCTTCTTTGTTGCAATTTTTCTTGTTAACATTCGAACAAGCCAATGCTTACTGAATGGCGTCCTCGGTCGAAGACCTTCGTCATCATCTGAATATAACACGGAAGAACAatccaaaacattaaaaaataatggtaGAGGACATCGTCAATCATCGCAGTCAGAGAGAACTTTGTCCATTCATGGACTTGACAGATCAACAAAAAAAGCCCAAGAAGCAGATAGACAGGAAGGAAAAAATACTTTAGCAAGAGATCGCAACAATAGAAATAGTCGTAACTTGGGCAGTGACACAAGATGGCAGTCAGAGAGAGGAACAGCATCGATGCAAACTTCTGTCAATGAAAGAAACAATCACCAAGGTGATAGAACGACCGATAGAGACCAAGTAGAAGGGAAAACTGTAGGAAGACAGCAAACAGATAACGTCGGAGAAAGAGATCACACCGTTAGAAATGGTCGTAACAGGACTGGTGGATCTAGTAATGCAACAAGTCAGTCGGAGAGAGAAATATCATCGATGCAAACTTCTGTCAATCAGAGAAATTATCAACAAGGTGATAGAACGATTGAAAGAGAACAGGTAGAAGGAAATACTGTAGGGAGACAGCAAGTAGATAACGTCGGAGAAAGAGATCGCAACGATAGAAATGGTCGTAACAAGGGTGATAGATCTAGTAACACAAGAAGTCAGTCCGAGGAAGAAACAAGATCGATGCAAACTTCTGCTAGTGAGAGAAATAATCAACGAGGTAATAGAATAACGGAAAGAGAACAGGTAGCAGGAAATACTGTAGGAAGACAGCAAGCAGATAACGTCGGAGAAAGAGATCGCAACGATAGAAATGGTCGTAACAGGGAAGGTGGATCAAGTAACACAAGAAGTCAGTCGGGAAGAGGAACGACATTGATGCAAACGTCTGAGAGAAATAATCAACAAGTTGATAGAACGAGCCAAAGGGACCAGGTCGAAGCAGGTCAGTTCAAAAGAAACTTGAATCAACGTGTTGCAAAGGAAGAAAGAAGTATCGGTCGACAAGCTAACAAGAGAACACAAAGACCGGGTTAA